ATACTTTGTGACATGTCCTTACCATACACTGAATTAATAACGGCAAGTATCTGGGACTTGACTTCGCATAATTTATTGTCATATTATAAGCTGAGAAAGCAACAACAGTCCCTCATTAACTAAGTGACGCAAATAGTGAAGAACACGTAAACTATATAAGATCGAACAATTAACATCTGTTCATGAGTTAACTTTATGGATTGGTCCTATCTGCACTAAAAATAAGCTAACCAACGATGTGTTGATATAAGTAAAAACTTACACTCTCGATTAGTTGAAAGAATGTTTAATTATGAAGGACTCATAAAAGTATAGGTATATAATCCACTTGAACAAATCTTCATCTCTTCCATCATTATGAGACTGAGTTACTTGCTCTAAATTCCTCCTAGGGTTATAGGCTAAAAGGTGAGATACTATGATCCGAATACCAGTTGTATCTAGATCAATTGCAACAGTAATCATAATAAAGAATCTTATTGATCTATGCGACACGCTAACTTGACGATCTTTTCAAGAACTACTAATGTTAACTCAGCAACCGAAGCTACTACAGAGAGCGTTACCAATTTAGAATTTTTAGACAGTTACTTCAATACCTTCTAtgcttattatataaaataaatagtaGAAATTAAACTTTCATATTATACCTGAACGTATTAATGGATAACCctgaattatcaataaGAAGTACTTTgcataatattttattataaattaatattattcgATATTCATTAACATATTACTATAGTGGTTACCCAGTTCCAAGGAAATATAAGAGATTTACAACTTGATAATAAGATATCGTAGTGATTTGGATCCTTTGGGGATATAGTTAGTGAGACAAGAAACGTGCACTCAAGAGGCCGTGTTTCATTATGCAACCCCCATGAACCATTACCAAAAATCCCTGACATATTCCATTATTCGAAGTTCGTGGAAAGAAACGTCTGGAACCTTGATTGATGTATAAAGTACAGTCAATATTACATGTAACCTACTTCATACAACGGTTTTTATTAGCATTATACGCACTGTGTTTTTGTGACGCCTTGCAAAGGGAATCCCGAGATAGAAAATCTAGAAGAAATActtaaaaaaacaaaatatctGCTGATCATATTTATTGACTGTCGGTATTTACATCCCAGGAAAGCTTTAAGTAGTGGAATTGGGTTTTTCTTTCTAATAAAACTCTTCAACCAagtattattctttttgaCGTTATCTCGTAAATTCGATAAGTTAGGTTAAGTAAATGTGACTAAAATGATCctaaatttttataaaaatggTCAAACAATTTATAGAAACTATTGTACGTTTCCTCATCcattgaaaagtttttttataaaatcCTTTCTTGGTATTTTCCTtctcatattttttttggtaagttccttctttttcttatGAAAACGACTAgtataaaatatttcccCCAAAACTACTTCTTACATACAATAatcgaagaagaaaaaacaaagaaaaaaaatgctatttcaatttttatTCATAGTAAACTTTTTCTCCGTTTGTTTGGCAGGTATCttaccaaataataatgtagAAAAAGATGTTACTTCATCGTTATCTGTCGGtcatttcaatttctccactgttgaaaaattctggGGAAGAATTGACATGTCTAATGTCCAAAATACAAAGGAAGGCCATTTCATGAAAATACTGCTCTCAATTAACAGTAACATAAAGGCTGGTGCAGTAGGAGATTCTATTTCTGCTatacaaaataattttgaacGTTTGTTGGTCCTTCCATCCCTAATCGCGGAGAAGGATAGCTTAGTTTTTAACCAATTGAATGGGTCTGATATACTTTCAATTAAGGGTGAATTGGATGATATTGTAGCATTAGGAGAACAATACCAAGGTTTGATTGATAAACTTTCTTGGAAAAATAAgttattcattaataagGCCTTTAAGAATGCCATTTTATCATATATTCAGTTCCATGcatggaaaataaatatgcTAAATAAATATGTCTTAGGTAGCGCTGGTACTAATTCATATTCTAATATAATCCTCCATGAGGGTGAAACCTTATTGAAGTCTGTGAAATATTCATTGCTTGCTGCCATTGAAACAATAGAAGTTGTCTCTGGAAATTCAGTGGTGGCTATGGTTGACATGGCAAAAAATCATTTTAGGGCGTTTAACAACGAGACAGTCTTAATAGGTGCTATTAAGGAACATATTAAGGGGAGAGTTAACAAGGTAAGCTCCAGTGACAAGGAACGAGAAAAAGATATGTCTTTCTTACTTGAACACATCTCAACGATTGCAAAATCTATCGCGTTTATGTTGCTCTGTTTCGGATTTGGTATTTATCCTTGTGTGGTTTTCTTCGTCATTTTCATTCCAATTGCCATTATCATTTGGTCCCTAATTCTCTGGCGATATATTAAAGGGAGAGGACTCTAAATATGGCAGGGCGGTCCATACAAGAAACGGCCAAGTAGATAGAGTAGATAGActcaataatataaaacaACTAGCAGCAAGCCATAAAAGCGATAGTTCTCacacatatatatcaaatatCATTTCATACTGACTTGTTCATTACTCATACAAATATGAACATAAATGTCTTTCTCTGTGTAAGAATGTACATACATATCATGTTAAGCAACCATTATCTAATAACATTAAGTATAAAGGTTTGTGCTCAGCGCTTAATACAATAGCTTCCCCGAAATGGCAATACGTAAACATTTGAGAAGTTGTTACGAAATTGAACACTGAACAATGGAGAAAA
The Naumovozyma dairenensis CBS 421 chromosome 5, complete genome DNA segment above includes these coding regions:
- the NDAI0E04950 gene encoding uncharacterized protein; the protein is MLFQFLFIVNFFSVCLAGILPNNNVEKDVTSSLSVGHFNFSTVEKFWGRIDMSNVQNTKEGHFMKILLSINSNIKAGAVGDSISAIQNNFERLLVLPSLIAEKDSLVFNQLNGSDILSIKGELDDIVALGEQYQGLIDKLSWKNKLFINKAFKNAILSYIQFHAWKINMLNKYVLGSAGTNSYSNIILHEGETLLKSVKYSLLAAIETIEVVSGNSVVAMVDMAKNHFRAFNNETVLIGAIKEHIKGRVNKVSSSDKEREKDMSFLLEHISTIAKSIAFMLLCFGFGIYPCVVFFVIFIPIAIIIWSLILWRYIKGRGL